A genomic region of Palaemon carinicauda isolate YSFRI2023 chromosome 22, ASM3689809v2, whole genome shotgun sequence contains the following coding sequences:
- the RpLP0 gene encoding large ribosomal subunit protein uL10 has product MVRVDKTTWKANYFTKITQQFDEYSRCFIVGADNVGSKQMQEIRIALRGHAVVLMGKNTMIRKAIRGHLENIPALEKLLPHIVTNVGFVFTNEDLAEIRDKLLANKKRAPARPGAIAPCAVTIPAQNTGLGPEKTSFFQALQIPTKISRGTIEIVNDVQLMKEGDKVGASEATLLNMLNISPFTYGLAVQQVYDQGTVFSPKVLDITEDDLMGTFQMGLNNVAAVSLAIGFPTIASVPHSVVNGFKRLLALAAVTDITFKEAETLKEFLADPSKFASLAATAAPAASSAAAPAAEAPKKEEEPEEESDDDMGFGLFD; this is encoded by the exons ATGGTTAGGGTGGACAAAACGACATGGAAGGCTAATTACTTCACCAAGATTACTCAGCAGTTTGATGAATACAGCCGTTGCTTTATTGTCGGAGCTGACAATGTTGGATCAAAGCAGATGCAGGAGATTCGCATCGCTCTCCGTGGACATGCTGTTGTTCTCATGGGAAAGAACACCATGATTCGCAAGGCCATCCGCGGTCATTTGGAGAACATTCCAGCTTTGGAGAA GCTTCTTCCCCACATTGTGACCAATGTTGGCTTTGTTTTCACCAATGAAGATCTTGCCGAGATCCGTGACAAGCTTTTGGCCAACAAGAAGAGGGCTCCAGCTCGTCCAGGTGCCATTGCTCCTTGTGCAGTAACCATCCCTGCCCAGAACACTGGATTGGGTCCTGAGAAGACTAGTTTCTTCCAGGCTCTGCAAATCCCCACCAAGATTTCCAGGGGTACTATTGAAATTGTG AATGATGTCCAGCTGATGAAGGAAGGTGACAAGGTGGGTGCTAGCGAAGCCACGCTTCTCAACATGTTGAACATTTCCCCCTTCACCTATGGCTTGGCTGTTCAGCAAGTCTATGACCAGGGCACTGTCTTCTCTCCCAAAGTGCTGGATATCACTGAGGATGATCTCATGGGTACATTCCAGATG GGTCTGAATAATGTTGCTGCTGTGTCTCTAGCAATTGGCTTCCCAACCATTGCTTCTGTGCCTCACTCTGTTGTCAATGGCTTCAAGAGGTTGTTGGCCCTTGCAGCTGTGACAGACATCACTTTCAAGGAGGCAGAGACACTCAAGGAGTTCTTGGCT gatccAAGCAAGTTTGCAtctcttgctgccactgctgctCCTGCAGCCTCATCTGCAGCGGCTCCTGCTGCTGAAGCCCCGAAGAAGGAGGAGGAACCTGAAGAGGAATCAGATGATGATATGGGCTTCGGTCTCTTTGATTAA